The proteins below are encoded in one region of Sulfolobus sp. A20:
- a CDS encoding protein kinase domain-containing protein, which produces MKTSNVLRYITGFLGFPSLIYAIILILQRGLTFPPKLIIIADLGLLFFSLLALTYTFTQKILIEKPFAIFFAIILVYLTFYSFLPIQNKIFLLMGAIIETQLASRRGIGGTIYTILDVFMMSYFVYNYLLSSSLLSLLGVGLTSLSIVLANRDRGIRLISYVTFPLSIPLLVFSLSSILLSYPLGLNIVGLAVGVLLLLSAIFPIRSKKAKLDPSILVKDPQRFKQNLCKEINKSDCNKSIELYKNYMIYIPQKCIEKVIQCCVFQNDINTFRLIIGSPSNVQIIEKYIDRLTPEMLYELAIQTNKESLLELACKKGFSRACSNEHNRPLDINNWDEKVWLNKEIHGYKVIEIMGIGGTSYVLKGEREGKLFALKIPLPKYLNNIVDIVGESSKLIELSSKSLNIVRLFAIYADQNDIKSILSGDYEYYVTRPPLLVVELMEGGSIDSLIRNPNLIKDIYWKKLVILVSAKMAEALEIVHSEGYVHCDVKPQNILFSEKLPSDLKSAYERIRGNNILVKLADLGSAVRAGQKPFSYTPAYAPFDLIKASVHGGVSPTVDVYSLGATIYKLLTLSSLNSPEMIKAMEKYELNKDENLLDYKLYDTRRLNILKRYIDSDIANFIITMVDPDPSKRPTSKEVKEFFYSKA; this is translated from the coding sequence ATGAAAACAAGTAACGTATTAAGGTATATAACGGGATTTTTAGGATTCCCTAGCTTGATATATGCTATAATATTAATTCTTCAACGAGGTTTAACCTTTCCTCCTAAGCTAATAATTATAGCGGACTTAGGTCTCTTATTCTTTAGCCTCTTGGCTCTAACATATACTTTTACCCAGAAGATACTCATAGAAAAACCTTTTGCTATATTCTTTGCTATAATATTAGTTTATCTAACATTTTATTCATTCTTGCCTATTCAGAATAAGATATTCCTATTAATGGGAGCAATCATAGAAACCCAATTAGCTTCAAGGAGAGGTATAGGAGGCACAATCTATACAATTTTAGACGTATTCATGATGTCGTATTTCGTGTATAACTATCTCCTTTCTTCATCTCTTTTATCGCTGTTAGGGGTTGGATTAACATCATTATCAATTGTCTTAGCTAATAGAGATAGAGGAATAAGACTAATATCTTACGTAACTTTTCCTCTTTCAATCCCATTACTAGTTTTTAGCCTAAGTAGCATACTATTATCATACCCCTTAGGCTTAAATATAGTTGGATTAGCAGTGGGTGTACTATTACTATTATCAGCGATTTTTCCTATTAGGAGTAAGAAAGCTAAGCTAGATCCTTCAATTTTAGTTAAAGATCCTCAAAGATTTAAACAAAATCTGTGTAAAGAAATTAATAAAAGCGATTGTAACAAGTCAATAGAACTTTATAAAAATTATATGATATACATACCGCAAAAATGCATTGAAAAAGTGATTCAATGTTGCGTATTTCAAAATGATATAAACACTTTCCGCCTCATAATTGGGAGTCCCTCTAACGTCCAAATCATCGAAAAATATATTGATAGACTCACTCCAGAAATGTTATATGAATTAGCAATCCAAACTAATAAAGAAAGTTTATTAGAATTAGCATGTAAGAAAGGTTTTTCAAGGGCGTGCTCTAATGAACATAATAGACCTTTGGACATTAATAATTGGGATGAAAAAGTATGGTTAAATAAAGAAATACATGGATATAAGGTTATAGAAATTATGGGTATTGGAGGAACTAGCTACGTCCTAAAGGGGGAGAGAGAAGGAAAATTATTTGCGTTAAAAATACCATTGCCCAAATATCTAAACAACATCGTTGATATAGTAGGAGAATCTTCTAAACTCATTGAATTATCTAGCAAATCACTTAACATTGTAAGGCTATTTGCCATTTATGCTGATCAAAATGATATTAAATCTATATTATCTGGCGATTATGAATATTATGTAACCAGACCACCACTTCTTGTGGTAGAACTCATGGAGGGTGGGTCTATAGATAGTTTAATAAGAAATCCTAACTTGATAAAGGATATATATTGGAAAAAGCTAGTGATCTTAGTATCTGCAAAGATGGCTGAAGCGTTAGAAATTGTACATTCAGAAGGTTACGTTCATTGTGATGTAAAACCACAAAATATATTGTTCAGTGAAAAGCTCCCCTCAGATTTAAAATCTGCTTATGAAAGAATAAGGGGAAATAACATATTAGTAAAATTAGCTGATTTAGGCTCTGCAGTAAGGGCTGGACAAAAACCGTTTAGTTATACTCCTGCTTATGCTCCCTTCGACCTAATTAAAGCTTCAGTACATGGTGGTGTATCTCCTACAGTAGATGTATACTCTCTTGGCGCAACAATATATAAGTTGCTCACTTTAAGTTCTTTAAATAGTCCAGAGATGATAAAAGCTATGGAAAAATATGAGTTAAATAAGGATGAGAATCTCTTAGACTACAAATTATATGACACTAGGAGATTAAATATATTAAAAAGATACATAGATAGTGATATAGCTAACTTCATAATAACAATGGTTGATCCGGATCCTTCTAAAAGACCTACTAGCAAGGAGGTAAAAGAAT